From one Phocoena sinus isolate mPhoSin1 chromosome 6, mPhoSin1.pri, whole genome shotgun sequence genomic stretch:
- the CD274 gene encoding programmed cell death 1 ligand 1 isoform X1 translates to MRIYSIFTFMAYCCLLKAFTITVPKDLYVVEYGSNVTLECRFPVDKQLNLLALVVYWEMEDKKIIQFVNGEEDLNVQHSSYNQRALLLKNQLPLGKAALQITDVKLQDAGIYCCLISYGGADYKRITLKVNASYRKINQTISVDPVTSEHELMCQAEGYPEAEVIWTSSDHRVLSGKTTITSSKREEKLFNVTSTLRINTTANEIFYCIFRRLGHEENSTAELVIPEPYPDPAKKRTHLMILGALLLFLSLTLTIIFCLKRDGISFIVVVSIGVEEKYMRVLLVTMALSGQSQGC, encoded by the exons ATGAGGATATACAGTATCTTTACATTCATGGCTTACTGTTGTTTACTGAAAG CATTTACTATCACAGTTCCCAAGGACCTGTATGTGGTAGAGTATGGCAGCAATGTGACATTGGAATGCAGATTTCCAGTAGACAAACAATTAAACCTGTTGGCATTAGTTGTTTACTGGGAAATGGAGGATAAGAAAATTATTCAGTTTGTGAATGGGGAAGAAGACCTGAATGTTCAGCACAGTAGCTACAACCAGAGGGCCCTGCTGTTGAAGAACCAGCTCCCCTTGGGGAAGGCCGCACTTCAGATAACAGATGTGAAATTGCAGGATGCAGGGATTTACTGCTGCTTGATCAGCTATGGCGGTGCCGACTACAAGCGGATTACTTTGAAAGTCAATG CTTCATACCGCAAAATCAACCAAACAATTTCTGTGGATCCCGTCACCTCTGAACATGAACTAATGTGTCAGGCTGAGGGTTACCCTGAGGCTGAAGTCATCTGGACAAGCAGTGACCACCGAGTCCTGAGTGGCAAAACCACCATTACcagttccaagagggaggagaagcttTTCAATGTGACCAGCACACTAAGAATCAACACAACAGCTAACGAGATTTTCTACTGCATTTTTCggagattaggtcatgaggaaaACAGTACAGCTGAGTTGGTCATCCCAG aaccatATCCAGATCCAGCAAAAAAGAGGACTCACTTGATGATTCTGGGAGCTCTCCTGTTGTTCCTTAGTTTAACCCTGACAATCATCTTCTGTCTAAAAAGAGATGGTATTTCCTTTATTGTAGTAGTCTCCATTGGGGTTGAGGAGAAGTATATGAGAGTGCTACTTGTCACAATGGCACTTAGTGGGCAGAGCCAGGGATGCTAA
- the CD274 gene encoding programmed cell death 1 ligand 1 isoform X2, with translation MRIYSIFTFMAYCCLLKAFTITVPKDLYVVEYGSNVTLECRFPVDKQLNLLALVVYWEMEDKKIIQFVNGEEDLNVQHSSYNQRALLLKNQLPLGKAALQITDVKLQDAGIYCCLISYGGADYKRITLKVNASYRKINQTISVDPVTSEHELMCQAEGYPEAEVIWTSSDHRVLSGKTTITSSKREEKLFNVTSTLRINTTANEIFYCIFRRLGHEENSTAELVIPEPYPDPAKKRTHLMILGALLLFLSLTLTIIFCLKRDVGVMDMEKCGTRDMNSKQQNDTQFEET, from the exons ATGAGGATATACAGTATCTTTACATTCATGGCTTACTGTTGTTTACTGAAAG CATTTACTATCACAGTTCCCAAGGACCTGTATGTGGTAGAGTATGGCAGCAATGTGACATTGGAATGCAGATTTCCAGTAGACAAACAATTAAACCTGTTGGCATTAGTTGTTTACTGGGAAATGGAGGATAAGAAAATTATTCAGTTTGTGAATGGGGAAGAAGACCTGAATGTTCAGCACAGTAGCTACAACCAGAGGGCCCTGCTGTTGAAGAACCAGCTCCCCTTGGGGAAGGCCGCACTTCAGATAACAGATGTGAAATTGCAGGATGCAGGGATTTACTGCTGCTTGATCAGCTATGGCGGTGCCGACTACAAGCGGATTACTTTGAAAGTCAATG CTTCATACCGCAAAATCAACCAAACAATTTCTGTGGATCCCGTCACCTCTGAACATGAACTAATGTGTCAGGCTGAGGGTTACCCTGAGGCTGAAGTCATCTGGACAAGCAGTGACCACCGAGTCCTGAGTGGCAAAACCACCATTACcagttccaagagggaggagaagcttTTCAATGTGACCAGCACACTAAGAATCAACACAACAGCTAACGAGATTTTCTACTGCATTTTTCggagattaggtcatgaggaaaACAGTACAGCTGAGTTGGTCATCCCAG aaccatATCCAGATCCAGCAAAAAAGAGGACTCACTTGATGATTCTGGGAGCTCTCCTGTTGTTCCTTAGTTTAACCCTGACAATCATCTTCTGTCTAAAAAGAGATG tgggaGTGATGGATATGGAAAAATGTGGCACCCGAGATATGAACTCAAAGCAGCAAAATG ATACACAATTTGAGGAGACGTAA
- the CD274 gene encoding programmed cell death 1 ligand 1 isoform X3 — MEDKKIIQFVNGEEDLNVQHSSYNQRALLLKNQLPLGKAALQITDVKLQDAGIYCCLISYGGADYKRITLKVNASYRKINQTISVDPVTSEHELMCQAEGYPEAEVIWTSSDHRVLSGKTTITSSKREEKLFNVTSTLRINTTANEIFYCIFRRLGHEENSTAELVIPEPYPDPAKKRTHLMILGALLLFLSLTLTIIFCLKRDVGVMDMEKCGTRDMNSKQQNDTQFEET; from the exons ATGGAGGATAAGAAAATTATTCAGTTTGTGAATGGGGAAGAAGACCTGAATGTTCAGCACAGTAGCTACAACCAGAGGGCCCTGCTGTTGAAGAACCAGCTCCCCTTGGGGAAGGCCGCACTTCAGATAACAGATGTGAAATTGCAGGATGCAGGGATTTACTGCTGCTTGATCAGCTATGGCGGTGCCGACTACAAGCGGATTACTTTGAAAGTCAATG CTTCATACCGCAAAATCAACCAAACAATTTCTGTGGATCCCGTCACCTCTGAACATGAACTAATGTGTCAGGCTGAGGGTTACCCTGAGGCTGAAGTCATCTGGACAAGCAGTGACCACCGAGTCCTGAGTGGCAAAACCACCATTACcagttccaagagggaggagaagcttTTCAATGTGACCAGCACACTAAGAATCAACACAACAGCTAACGAGATTTTCTACTGCATTTTTCggagattaggtcatgaggaaaACAGTACAGCTGAGTTGGTCATCCCAG aaccatATCCAGATCCAGCAAAAAAGAGGACTCACTTGATGATTCTGGGAGCTCTCCTGTTGTTCCTTAGTTTAACCCTGACAATCATCTTCTGTCTAAAAAGAGATG tgggaGTGATGGATATGGAAAAATGTGGCACCCGAGATATGAACTCAAAGCAGCAAAATG ATACACAATTTGAGGAGACGTAA